A part of Magnetospirillum sp. ME-1 genomic DNA contains:
- a CDS encoding patatin-like phospholipase family protein → MAIKRAICLAGGGPAVGLSIGALERIHREPDIRFDVWSLSCIGAWLGIVWNQAAPGKEAETSVDFFRGIFRPDDVYEKFPVAAAFAPDFEAATENALNFVLDSSSYRNLVIPEAIKEASEEIVAFAKDPGKWSQANLNALILNQVLAVNPVSRFMTSLMYKSATKGLSRVFYPDSAFLQQIDFKALYQEGRPVLYHNSYNLTDQRLELFSNKDSKYQHISAETLCACSALPYIEEPVTMNGKVYCEGATIDTVNFEDLLTNHPDLDEVWVSRILDRKQIRRPENLYDALNNLVMLFAATTSEDDVKLFKYHLREIGSKVRVIEIPVAHHINYDWSWSNLDRSIADGRLAADAVLRAYRGGKPDSKAIHASKINKSTVNA, encoded by the coding sequence ATGGCGATCAAGCGGGCAATCTGTCTTGCGGGTGGCGGCCCGGCGGTCGGCCTTTCCATCGGCGCGCTGGAGCGCATCCACCGCGAGCCGGACATCCGCTTCGACGTGTGGAGCCTGTCGTGCATCGGAGCCTGGCTGGGCATCGTCTGGAATCAGGCGGCGCCGGGCAAGGAGGCGGAGACCTCGGTGGACTTCTTCCGCGGCATCTTCCGCCCCGACGATGTCTACGAGAAGTTTCCGGTGGCGGCGGCCTTCGCGCCTGATTTCGAGGCGGCGACCGAGAACGCGCTGAACTTCGTGCTGGATTCCTCCAGCTACCGCAATCTGGTGATCCCCGAGGCCATCAAGGAGGCGTCGGAAGAGATCGTCGCCTTCGCCAAGGACCCCGGCAAGTGGTCCCAGGCCAATCTCAACGCCCTGATCCTCAATCAGGTGCTGGCGGTCAACCCGGTGTCGCGGTTCATGACCAGCCTGATGTACAAGAGCGCCACCAAGGGCCTGTCCCGGGTGTTCTATCCCGACAGCGCCTTCTTGCAGCAGATCGACTTCAAGGCGCTGTACCAGGAGGGGCGCCCGGTGCTCTACCACAATTCCTACAACCTGACCGACCAGCGCCTGGAACTGTTCAGCAACAAGGATTCCAAGTACCAGCACATCTCGGCCGAGACCCTCTGCGCCTGCTCGGCCCTGCCCTATATCGAAGAGCCGGTGACCATGAACGGCAAGGTCTATTGCGAGGGTGCCACCATCGACACCGTCAATTTCGAGGACCTGCTGACCAACCATCCCGACCTGGACGAGGTGTGGGTCAGCCGCATCCTCGACCGCAAGCAGATCCGCCGGCCCGAGAACCTCTACGACGCCCTGAACAATCTGGTGATGCTGTTCGCCGCCACCACCAGCGAGGACGACGTCAAGCTGTTCAAGTACCACCTTCGGGAGATCGGCTCCAAGGTCAGGGTCATCGAGATCCCGGTCGCCCACCACATCAATTACGATTGGAGCTGGTCGAACCTGGACCGCTCCATCGCCGATGGCCGCCTCGCCGCCGATGCGGTGCTCCGGGCTTATCGTGGTGGAAAGCCGGATTCGAAAGCCATTCATGCATCCAAGATAAATAAATCTACGGTGAATGCCTGA
- a CDS encoding PAS-domain containing protein yields MHHGAGSAEFKWRHLIEAVEEFGQGFTVFDRDLNLILCNNRFLEMLDFPPSLVHPGTVFADFMRYNALRGEYGPGDVETLVAERVEKARNFTAHCFERERPDGTVIEVRGTPLPGGGFVTTYTEITDRKRAERMLIHAKDKAEEMARVKANFLATMSHEIRTPMNGVLGMLHLLTGSPLTPEQKDHLETAQSSARALLAIINDILDFSKLEAGQMKLEAAQFDLVRLLDEMMALMRGAAVDKGLTLRCAVGEGVPRHMVGDPTRLRQVLTNLIGNAVKFTEKGGVVVSVEAESNILRFEVMDTGIGIEPSAAPALFAEFVQADSSISRRFGGTGLGLSICKRLVEMMGGEIGFDSLPGEGTTFHFTLPLAVAAERSSQTAEGEDSHLPSLAVLVAEDNPVNQKLATTLLKRWGHRVTLAHNGAEAIAALARQPFDVVLMDVHMPGIDGLEATRRIRAMTGPVAAIPIIAMTADVLDGDALLCLEAGMDDYVSKPVEPARLLAALKAAIKR; encoded by the coding sequence ATGCATCACGGAGCGGGGTCGGCCGAGTTCAAGTGGCGCCACCTGATCGAGGCGGTGGAGGAATTCGGCCAGGGCTTCACGGTGTTCGACCGTGACCTCAACCTGATCCTGTGCAACAACCGCTTCCTCGAGATGCTGGATTTCCCGCCCAGCCTGGTCCACCCCGGAACGGTGTTCGCCGATTTCATGCGCTACAACGCGCTACGCGGCGAGTACGGCCCCGGCGACGTCGAGACGCTGGTGGCCGAGCGGGTGGAAAAGGCCCGCAACTTCACCGCCCATTGCTTCGAGCGCGAACGCCCCGACGGCACGGTGATCGAAGTGCGCGGCACGCCTTTGCCCGGCGGCGGCTTCGTCACCACCTATACCGAGATCACCGACCGCAAGCGCGCCGAGCGCATGCTGATCCACGCCAAGGACAAGGCGGAGGAGATGGCCCGGGTCAAGGCCAACTTCCTGGCCACCATGAGCCACGAGATCCGCACCCCCATGAACGGGGTGCTGGGCATGCTGCACCTGCTGACCGGCTCGCCGCTGACGCCTGAGCAGAAGGACCATCTGGAGACCGCCCAGTCCTCGGCCCGCGCCCTGCTGGCCATCATCAACGACATCCTGGACTTCTCCAAGCTGGAGGCCGGGCAGATGAAGCTGGAGGCGGCCCAGTTCGACCTCGTCCGCCTGCTGGACGAGATGATGGCGCTGATGCGGGGCGCCGCCGTAGACAAGGGCCTGACGTTGCGCTGTGCGGTGGGCGAAGGAGTACCCCGCCACATGGTCGGCGACCCCACCCGCCTGCGCCAGGTACTGACCAACCTGATCGGCAACGCCGTCAAGTTCACGGAAAAAGGCGGCGTGGTGGTCTCGGTGGAGGCGGAGTCCAACATCCTGCGCTTCGAGGTCATGGATACCGGCATCGGCATCGAGCCGTCCGCCGCCCCCGCCCTGTTCGCCGAGTTCGTCCAGGCGGATTCGTCCATTTCCCGGCGTTTCGGCGGCACCGGCCTGGGGCTTTCCATCTGCAAGCGGCTGGTGGAGATGATGGGCGGCGAGATCGGTTTCGACAGCCTTCCGGGCGAGGGAACCACCTTCCACTTCACCCTGCCCCTGGCCGTGGCCGCCGAACGCTCCTCTCAGACGGCGGAGGGCGAGGATTCCCACCTGCCCAGCCTGGCGGTGCTGGTGGCCGAGGACAATCCGGTCAACCAGAAGCTGGCGACCACCCTGCTGAAGCGCTGGGGCCACAGGGTGACCCTGGCCCACAACGGGGCCGAGGCCATCGCCGCCCTGGCGCGCCAGCCCTTCGACGTGGTGCTGATGGACGTCCACATGCCGGGCATCGACGGGCTGGAGGCGACGCGCCGCATCCGTGCCATGACCGGCCCGGTGGCCGCCATTCCCATCATCGCCATGACCGCCGACGTGCTGGACGGCGACGCCTTGCTGTGCCTGGAGGCCGGCATGGACGATTACGTGTCCAAGCCGGTGGAGCCCGCCCGCCTGCTGGCCGCGCTGAAAGCCGCCATCAAGCGCTGA
- a CDS encoding GNAT family N-acetyltransferase: MTHQMTSVHALNPAASDGLEVRLAETSAEVAAAQRIRYRVFYEEMGAKPTAAMQALEQDFDDYDRHCDHLLVLAEGEVVGTYRLIRRRAAEAVGRFYSAGEFDISPFLAVEGEILELGRSCVDARWRHRGTLQALWQGLAAYMVENDIRLLFGCGSLPGTDPEVLAPQLAYLRDNHLAPPALRGRALDGAETVDFATIDVAWEARRVLASLPPLLKGYLRLGGVIGEGAVIDRPFNTTDVLVVVNAADIAGRYVKRFSA, encoded by the coding sequence ATGACCCACCAGATGACGAGCGTCCATGCCCTGAACCCGGCCGCCTCCGACGGGCTGGAGGTGCGCCTCGCCGAGACCAGCGCCGAGGTGGCCGCCGCCCAGCGCATCCGCTACCGGGTGTTCTATGAGGAGATGGGCGCGAAGCCCACCGCCGCCATGCAGGCGCTGGAGCAGGATTTCGACGATTACGATCGCCATTGCGACCACCTGCTGGTCCTGGCCGAGGGCGAGGTGGTGGGCACCTACCGCCTGATCCGCCGCCGGGCGGCCGAGGCGGTGGGCCGCTTCTATTCGGCGGGCGAATTCGACATCAGCCCCTTCCTGGCCGTCGAGGGCGAGATTCTGGAACTGGGTCGCTCCTGCGTCGATGCCCGCTGGCGCCACCGGGGCACGTTGCAGGCCCTGTGGCAGGGGCTGGCCGCCTATATGGTGGAGAACGACATCCGCCTGCTGTTCGGCTGCGGCAGCCTGCCGGGCACCGATCCCGAGGTGCTGGCGCCCCAGCTGGCTTACCTGCGCGACAACCACCTGGCGCCGCCCGCTCTTCGCGGCCGGGCGCTGGACGGCGCCGAGACGGTGGATTTCGCCACCATCGATGTGGCCTGGGAGGCGCGCCGGGTGCTGGCCTCGCTGCCGCCGCTGCTCAAGGGCTATTTGCGCCTAGGGGGCGTGATCGGCGAGGGCGCGGTGATCGACCGGCCGTTCAACACCACCGACGTGCTGGTGGTGGTCAACGCCGCCGACATCGCCGGGCGCTATGTGAAGCGCTTCAGCGCTTGA
- the msrA gene encoding peptide-methionine (S)-S-oxide reductase MsrA: MSLWGPSKTVMVTAEQALPGRASEIHIPERHYVLDTHLKPPFPVGMEVAVFAMGCFWGAERLFWKTGGVYSTSVGYTGGFTENPSYEEVCTARTGHAEAVMVAFDPAELPYSTLLRLFWEGHNPTQGMRQGNDIGTQYRSAIYWTTPQQAETAQSSRHSYGEALRRAGFGAITTEIVPSGTFYWAEGYHQQYLAKNPGGYCGLGGTGVRCG; the protein is encoded by the coding sequence ATGTCCCTTTGGGGTCCCAGCAAGACGGTGATGGTCACGGCCGAGCAGGCCCTGCCCGGCCGGGCCAGTGAAATCCACATCCCCGAGCGCCATTACGTGCTCGACACCCACCTCAAGCCCCCCTTCCCGGTGGGCATGGAGGTGGCGGTCTTCGCCATGGGCTGCTTCTGGGGCGCCGAGCGGCTGTTCTGGAAGACGGGCGGCGTCTACTCCACCTCGGTGGGCTATACCGGCGGCTTCACCGAGAATCCGTCCTACGAAGAGGTCTGCACCGCCCGCACCGGCCATGCCGAGGCGGTGATGGTGGCCTTCGACCCCGCCGAACTGCCCTATTCCACCCTGCTGCGGCTGTTCTGGGAGGGCCACAACCCCACCCAGGGCATGCGCCAGGGCAACGACATCGGCACCCAGTACCGCTCGGCCATCTACTGGACCACGCCCCAGCAGGCCGAGACGGCCCAATCGTCGCGTCACAGCTATGGCGAGGCCCTGCGCCGCGCCGGCTTCGGCGCCATCACCACGGAAATCGTTCCGTCGGGCACCTTCTACTGGGCGGAAGGCTACCACCAGCAATATCTGGCCAAGAATCCCGGCGGCTATTGCGGCCTGGGCGGCACCGGCGTGCGCTGCGGCTGA
- a CDS encoding hemerythrin domain-containing protein, giving the protein MATWLEEQWKSGDSVIDTEHQKLHQMIASMAAVVRNDPGLGLADEAIDVLQDRMRIHFRMEEQLAVRLGPDSVARLKEDHLRLLALLPPVREAIRNKAPDLARERIEHFHKELDRHDREVDIPLFRK; this is encoded by the coding sequence ATGGCGACCTGGCTTGAGGAGCAGTGGAAAAGCGGCGATTCGGTGATCGACACCGAGCACCAGAAGCTGCATCAGATGATCGCCTCCATGGCGGCGGTGGTCCGCAACGATCCCGGACTGGGGCTGGCCGACGAGGCCATCGACGTGCTGCAGGACCGCATGCGCATCCACTTCCGCATGGAGGAGCAACTGGCGGTCCGCCTCGGCCCCGATTCCGTCGCCCGGCTCAAGGAAGACCATCTGCGCCTGCTGGCCCTGCTGCCCCCCGTGCGCGAAGCCATCCGCAACAAGGCCCCCGACCTGGCCCGCGAGCGCATCGAGCATTTCCACAAGGAACTGGACCGTCACGACCGCGAGGTGGACATCCCGCTGTTCCGGAAATAG
- a CDS encoding lipoyl domain-containing protein: MIKVLAVPSYGYNVEKVNITRLLKEPGEDFALDEPLYELETEKVAQEVEAPFAARLVRWWVAEGDVVPVGAPVADVEVEG; encoded by the coding sequence ATGATCAAGGTGCTGGCCGTTCCGTCCTACGGCTACAATGTTGAGAAAGTGAACATCACCCGCCTGCTGAAGGAGCCGGGCGAGGATTTCGCCCTGGACGAGCCCCTGTACGAGCTGGAGACCGAAAAGGTCGCCCAGGAGGTGGAGGCCCCCTTCGCCGCCCGGCTGGTGCGCTGGTGGGTGGCCGAGGGCGACGTGGTGCCGGTGGGCGCGCCGGTGGCCGATGTGGAGGTCGAGGGCTGA
- a CDS encoding alpha-ketoacid dehydrogenase subunit alpha/beta, whose protein sequence is MDGSEVGFEPLLALEAMMLSRECDRREAILVRQGRAPFHVSSVGHEALAALAQLIGPGDLVFPHYRDKALMLALGTPVKELARLLLGKAASLANGRQMPGHFGDRGRGVWSALSPVAHHLLPACGFAWAMRRQGLAHVAVALTGEASCRQGEFFEAVAFAVERQLPVLFVVEDNGLGISTPTDRLNPLALGLLDGVPVTRADGRDPEALFAVARRVMNGVRGGNGPAILWCELDRLEGHSSFDDQRGYLSEDAIRAKWDRDPVAAFAQRAAPEAEVAALRQRLSDEVYATFQEVLDEPDPSPRAALDDRLAPAALPSPFRFPEDYPEKRWTLARAVGVALGAIFEDQPQTLLFGEDVDDPKGGVFGLTRGLSTRFPGRVHNSPLAEATIAGVAPGLAAGGIRPFLEMQFADFCGPAMSQIVNDLATLRWRSAGAWNCPAVIYAPYGGYVAGAGMWHSQACEASFCQIPGIRVAVPSTPADAVGLFWAAAHAEDPTIILLPKRLFQASEPVPAEIPAIAFGSAQRLRSGDDITVICWGNTVRVVQDALRRPETASASAEVFDLRSLVPWDREAVMDSVARTGRLLVVQEDNVSGGVGQMIVAELCAHAGTWSRLKAPPLILGRPDVHIGFSGAYGDAYLPQPQEVAETIRDMTGAP, encoded by the coding sequence ATGGATGGGTCCGAGGTGGGGTTCGAGCCACTTCTGGCGCTCGAGGCCATGATGCTCAGTCGCGAATGCGACCGGCGCGAGGCCATCCTCGTCCGCCAGGGACGAGCGCCGTTCCACGTGTCGTCGGTGGGGCACGAAGCCCTGGCCGCCCTGGCCCAGCTGATCGGGCCGGGCGACCTGGTCTTTCCCCATTACCGCGACAAGGCGCTGATGCTGGCCTTGGGCACGCCGGTGAAGGAGCTGGCGCGCCTGCTGCTGGGCAAGGCCGCCTCGCTGGCCAACGGCCGGCAGATGCCGGGGCATTTCGGCGACCGGGGGAGGGGGGTGTGGAGCGCGCTGTCCCCCGTCGCTCACCACCTGCTGCCCGCCTGCGGCTTCGCCTGGGCCATGCGGCGCCAGGGCCTGGCCCATGTGGCGGTGGCGCTGACCGGCGAGGCGTCGTGCCGCCAGGGCGAGTTCTTCGAGGCGGTGGCCTTCGCCGTCGAACGCCAGCTTCCGGTGCTGTTCGTGGTCGAGGATAACGGCCTGGGCATCAGCACGCCCACCGACCGCCTCAACCCCCTGGCGCTGGGCCTGCTGGACGGAGTGCCGGTGACCCGGGCCGACGGACGCGACCCGGAAGCCCTGTTCGCGGTCGCCCGGCGGGTGATGAACGGGGTGCGCGGCGGCAATGGCCCGGCCATCCTGTGGTGCGAACTGGACCGGCTGGAGGGCCATTCCAGCTTCGACGACCAGCGCGGCTACCTGTCGGAAGATGCCATCCGGGCCAAGTGGGACCGTGATCCGGTGGCCGCCTTCGCCCAACGGGCCGCCCCGGAGGCCGAGGTGGCGGCGCTGCGCCAGCGCCTCTCCGACGAGGTCTACGCCACCTTCCAGGAGGTGCTGGACGAGCCCGACCCCTCGCCCCGGGCGGCTTTGGACGACCGGCTGGCGCCCGCGGCCCTGCCTTCGCCCTTCCGATTCCCCGAGGATTACCCCGAGAAGCGCTGGACCCTGGCCCGTGCGGTGGGGGTGGCGCTGGGCGCCATCTTCGAGGACCAGCCCCAGACCCTGCTGTTCGGCGAGGACGTGGACGATCCCAAGGGGGGCGTGTTCGGCCTGACCCGGGGGCTGTCCACCCGCTTTCCCGGCCGCGTCCACAACTCGCCCCTGGCCGAGGCGACCATCGCCGGGGTGGCGCCGGGATTGGCCGCCGGCGGCATCCGTCCCTTCCTCGAGATGCAGTTCGCCGATTTCTGCGGCCCGGCCATGAGTCAGATCGTCAACGATCTGGCGACGCTGCGCTGGCGTTCGGCCGGGGCCTGGAACTGCCCGGCGGTGATCTATGCCCCCTATGGCGGCTATGTGGCCGGGGCGGGCATGTGGCACAGCCAGGCCTGCGAGGCCTCGTTCTGCCAGATTCCCGGCATCCGGGTGGCGGTGCCCAGCACGCCCGCCGACGCGGTGGGCCTGTTCTGGGCGGCGGCCCATGCCGAGGACCCCACCATCATCCTGCTGCCCAAGCGGCTGTTCCAGGCGTCCGAGCCGGTGCCGGCCGAGATTCCGGCCATCGCCTTCGGAAGCGCGCAGCGCCTGCGGTCCGGCGACGACATCACCGTCATCTGCTGGGGCAATACCGTGCGGGTGGTCCAGGACGCCTTGCGCCGGCCCGAGACGGCATCGGCGTCGGCCGAGGTGTTCGACCTGCGCAGCCTGGTTCCCTGGGACCGGGAGGCGGTGATGGACTCGGTGGCCCGGACCGGGCGGCTGCTGGTGGTGCAGGAGGACAACGTGAGCGGCGGCGTGGGCCAGATGATCGTCGCCGAGCTGTGCGCCCATGCCGGAACCTGGAGCCGCCTGAAGGCTCCGCCCTTGATCCTGGGCCGTCCGGACGTGCATATCGGTTTCAGCGGGGCCTATGGCGATGCCTATCTGCCCCAGCCGCAAGAGGTCGCGGAAACAATCCGCGACATGACAGGAGCCCCGTGA
- a CDS encoding patatin-like phospholipase family protein, with protein MALVLGGGAPNCTLMTGAMLAFEEAGVKFDVISGAGGGGCMALLYASPANGMTRQESLRNSINLSVLDSIFKFIPVNYKVFVKGSRLAEGYRNLLTKLPYYEKVVDQLGMTKGKKLISDLIQLIWAITTPSTTTFFSSGMCSHAPLLEQFINFSKIKDYEEEVYINAYSVADQKVVTYGKNEINFETFAASLGYPFIYEATTVDGIYFMEGGAVDTYNFSGLLRTDEDIRTLVVLDAFGNQQYIQRPKNLFQAYSQSMILPLVEVCRKDLMLFEHYYLKEWNAAHPKKEVELVKIKFDIPPDWLPAALDWSTSNMERMFELGYETARKHIAEYGVDLGRTIT; from the coding sequence ATGGCGTTGGTGTTGGGCGGCGGAGCGCCCAACTGCACATTGATGACGGGGGCCATGCTGGCGTTCGAGGAAGCCGGCGTGAAGTTCGACGTGATTTCCGGGGCGGGCGGCGGCGGCTGCATGGCGCTGCTTTACGCTTCGCCGGCCAACGGCATGACGCGCCAGGAAAGCTTGCGCAACTCCATCAATCTCAGCGTCTTGGATTCCATCTTCAAGTTCATCCCGGTGAACTACAAGGTGTTCGTCAAGGGCAGCCGGCTGGCCGAGGGCTATCGCAACCTGCTGACCAAGCTGCCCTATTACGAGAAGGTCGTGGACCAGCTGGGCATGACCAAGGGCAAGAAGCTGATCAGCGACCTGATCCAGCTGATCTGGGCCATCACCACGCCCAGCACCACCACCTTCTTCTCCAGCGGCATGTGCTCGCACGCGCCGCTGCTGGAGCAGTTCATCAACTTCTCCAAGATCAAGGATTACGAGGAAGAGGTCTACATCAACGCCTATTCGGTGGCCGACCAGAAGGTGGTCACCTACGGCAAGAACGAGATCAATTTCGAGACCTTCGCCGCCTCGCTGGGCTATCCCTTCATCTACGAGGCCACCACGGTGGACGGCATCTACTTCATGGAAGGCGGCGCGGTCGATACCTACAATTTCAGCGGCCTGCTGCGTACCGACGAGGACATCCGCACCCTGGTGGTGCTGGACGCCTTCGGCAACCAGCAATACATCCAGCGGCCCAAGAACCTGTTCCAGGCCTATTCCCAGTCCATGATCCTGCCCCTGGTGGAAGTGTGCCGGAAGGATCTGATGCTGTTCGAGCACTACTACCTGAAGGAATGGAACGCCGCCCATCCCAAGAAGGAAGTGGAACTGGTCAAGATCAAGTTCGACATTCCCCCCGACTGGCTGCCGGCCGCGCTGGACTGGTCGACCAGCAACATGGAGCGCATGTTCGAGCTGGGCTACGAAACCGCCCGCAAGCACATCGCCGAGTACGGCGTCGATCTCGGCCGGACCATCACATAA